The nucleotide sequence aatcagcttctttgtaaaccaatctggtgggaatattatgtttaatcagagtttaagaaggATTACAACACATTAATTATATAGCATTATACACTTTAGTTCTACGACTGTGATGTGTAGCTGGTACCCAATCCTGATCGGGCAAACAGTTGGCGCGcaagagcagttctctggcttatgACCTCTCTTACTCTTAGAGCCTTCTTTGGTAAAGCATGGGTTTGCCAAAGAGCAATCAAACTAGCACAGCTCCCTGTAATATCCCTCAATGTTTTGCGGGGCTTGGCCTGCAGAAAGTTACTTTTGTTACATTCTTAGGGATGGACCTGGATATTGACAACACTTTTTGGCCTATTGAGGTTCTCTTTAAAACTCTATACCCAATCCTGCCTTGAGTTCTTTGTTTACACTTGCTGATGAAGACCCACCCTGAAGGAGAGGTCTTTACAACCATTACGCATCTTTCTTGTTTATAGTTTTGAAGGCCAATCTATCCATCTGGACGCCCCTTATCCTGTTCCCTCATAGCTATAGTCCCTTATCTCATCGTGCCTTGTCCTCCATTGCATTCTCAAACACAACCTTGGGCCATTAAAAGAGAGGCCCTTTGTTAGAACTGTCTTATTCCAGCCGGATGCCATGGAAACTCTTAACTTCCATCTCTAATACATGTCTTTTATACTAATACACTTTTAATGTTGAACAAATTCCAAATTCTACCTTAGTATTATAATTAGTTATTagtaataatggaagaaacattagGTTGGGCCTTCATTGGGCAAATTAAAGATTAAGTCAAAATGTAATGCATTCtctaatctaactcattaaaaaCACTGTCTGAGGCAAGTCTTCCAGGAAAGTGAAACTTCTTTCTCGAATAAAACCTAGCTTATACATTAACCCTTTACTTGCCTtgagcagaaacatacaatcaATTTCTAATGGCATAAAGGAAGTCACGCCCACAAAATCTGTCAAAACTAAGCCACACCAACAGAAATGTTTTTTCAGTCCCTTCTTTTCaaataacattttttttaattttaattaactGGTAATTGGACTTATTTCATATATCAGCATTTTGTTAAAATTATGTAATAAAATACCAACAATTTGGCATCTGTTTTCcacttgaaatttaaaaaaaataatttgaggtCAACGGAAAGATTCTCGGCCTTTGTTTACTAAAATGAAATAAATTGTTTAGCTGTTCAACCATCCATTGAGGTTAAAACAATTTTTATCACTTGGGAAGTGCATAAATGTTACATTATTTATGTTTCATACTAAGAAACATGTTCCTTTTCTTATTTGCACTAAGGAGCATTGTAGAGTGTTGTAGAGTGTTTTGCTAGTCCAAAGAAATACCTGTGCTGTACTTCAAACATCCCGGCTTTTCAAATTAAGGATGTGTTTGGATTTAATTTATGTAAATCAGGTAAAATTTTTGTTCTTTTAAGGCTAGCATTTAATATAATGTCAAAGGTGCATTATGATGGACTGAGATGCAAAAGCACCAAAAGTTGTTGCCAATGATTCTATTGATTTACTATATACCATACACATAGCACACCAGCTGTGGGGCAGCTTTATATGTAttatataaaataattaaatagcAAAATGGTTTTATTTCATACATGTGGAGGAAGTATAAATAATCTGTGTTGAATGCCCAGTTCTTCATCGTACAATTGGAGTGCAGAAAACACTGAGAATTTTAAATATTGGTTGTCATATTTTATATTTTTAATgtttctcaccagagccctatataattgcagtaagatatctttacttatactcaaatccacttttgataaaggccaacatatcatttgctttcttaattgcttgctgtacctgcatgttaactttcagtgatttgtgtataaggATATCCAACTCTCTCagaacaacaacatttcccaatctctcaccatttaaaaaatactctgttttctaGGGGTttcgtaccaaagtggataacttcacatttctccacattatattccatttcccatgtttttgcccactcacttaacctgtctatatccccttgaagtctttttgcatcctcctcacaacttacattcccactagctttgtatcatcagcaaacttggatatataagtcattaatatatatcaagaaaagcagtggtcctagtactgacccctgggaaacaccattCCTGGGgaatcctccagtccgaaaaaccacCATTCACCACTATGctctatttcctgtcacttagccaatttcgtatccatgtcccttttattccatgggcttcaactctggtggcaagtctattgtgtggcacttcatcaaaagccttttggaaatccatgtacaccacatcaactgcattgccctcatcaaccctctccgttacctcatcaagaaaactcaatcaagttagttaaacatgatttgcctttaacaaatccatgctggctttccttaattaatccatacttgtccaagtgactcttaattttgtccctgattatcgtttctaaaagcttcctcactaccgaggttaaactgactggcctataatagctgggatttatccttacacccttttttgaacaagggtataacatttacaattctccagtcctctgccatCACCCTTACATccaaggaggattagaagattatggccaCTACCTCCACAatgtccacctttacttccctcagcatcctaggatgcatcccatccggccctgatgatttttttttatccgttctgggatgtgggcgtcgctggcaaggccagcatttattgcccatccctaattgcccttgagaaggtggtggtgagccaccttcttgaactgatgcagtccgtgtggtgaaggtactcccacagtactgttagagagggagttccaggattttgacccagcaacaatgaagaaacagcaatatatttccaagtcaggatggtgtgtgacttggagggcaccttgcagatgatggtgctcccatgcacttactgcctttgtccttctaggtggtataggtcgcgggtttgggtggtgctgctgaagaagccttggcaagttgctgcagtacatctaatacgtggtacacactgcagccatggttcgccagtggtggagggagtgaatgtttaaggtggtggttgggctgccaatcaagcgggctgctttgtcctagatggtgtcgagcttcttgagtgttgttggagctgcactcatccaggcaagtggagagtattccatcacactcctgacttgtgccttgtagatagtggaaaggctctggggagtcaggacgtgagacactcgccgcagagtaCCCagtctctaacctgctcttgttgccacagtatttatgtggctggtctagttaagtttctggtcaatgatgaccccaccagggtgttgatgatgggggattcaacGATAGTAATGCCGTTTGAATACCaacgggaggtggttagactctctcttgttagagatggtcattgcctggcaattgtgtggcgcgaatgttatttgccacttatcagcccaagcctgaatgtcacccaggtcttgctACATACGGGCATGGACTAttacattttctgaggagttgtgaatggaattcaATACTGTGCAATGCTCAACGAACAtgcacacttctgaccttatgatggagggaagatcattgatgaagcagctgaagatggttgggtctaagaCACTGACTGgaggaacttctgcagcaatgtcctagggctgggatgaatgacctccaacaaccacaaccattttcctttgtgctaggtatgacaccagtcattggagagttttccctgattcccattgacttcaattgtactagggttccttgatgccacgcaTCTACTTTAAGTACGGACAGCCTTTCTGGTAGCTCCGCCTTATTAATTTTTATCCCATTCAGTATCTCAACTATCACCaccttcactatgactttggcagcatcttctttcttagtaaagacagatgcaaagtgctcatttagtacctcagccatgcccactGCCTCCAAGCGGAGGTCTCCGTTTTGGTCCTTGATCGGCCCCACCCATCCTCTTACTACCCGCTTACTATTtataagacttttggattcccttttatgttagctgccaatctaatcTCATACTCTctgtttgcccctcttatttcctttttcacttcccctttgaCTTTCTATATTtagtctggttctcccttgtattcacaacctgacatctgttatatgcctcctttttctgcttcatcttactctttatctctttcatcatccagggagctctgactttgattACCCTACCATTCCCCCTCATAGGAATATACTTTGACTGTACCCAAGCCATCTGCTCTTTAGGCAGCCCATTggttgattacagttttgcctgccaatctttgattccaatttacccatgcCAGATCCAATCTtaaacccactgaaatttgcccctctccaattaagtatttttactctagattgctccctataTCTTTTCCATAGTGAGGAAGAAaggtgtagactgcaggaagatatcaatggactggtcaggtgggcagaaaagtggcaaatcaggagaagtgtgaggtaatgtgttTGGGGAGCGCTAACAAGGCAtttgaatacacaataaatgggaggacagtgagaagtgtagaggaacagagggaccttggagtgcatgtccacagatccctgaaggtagatatcgtggttaagcaggcatatgggataatttcctttattagccgaggcatagaatataagagcagagaggttatgtttgAATtggataaaacactagttaggctacagctagagttctGCACACATTTtaggaaagatgtgtttgcactagaaagggtgcagcgggggatgttgccaggactggtaaattctagttatgaggaaagattggataggctggggttgttttccttggaacaggggaggctgaggggggcttgattgaggtgtataaaattctgaggggcctagatagagtggataagaaggaccaatttccctcaacagagaggtcaataactatgggtcatagattaaagtaattggtagaaggattaaagaggaattgaggagaacttttttcactcagagtgtggtgggggtctggaactcactgcctgaaagagtgggggAGGCAGAAGTACTTGGGTTACTTAGGGGAGCCATCAGCCAAgtgtagagcagatagcccttATCTCCAAGCAGCTACTGTCAGGTTCAACGTGGTGACTGGAAGATTGCTGGTACACCGGACTggtgcaggataaaggcatcatgactgctgccaggatagcgggcattcagcgTCATGAGGTACTGGGCATGGTCGCACACCGACTACATATTAAGAAAGTGGTTGCAGTTCATTTCAGGATTGACATGCGGCGCCCACAAAGCCATGtgtctgcaccatggggaagcctgatatCTTGGCAAAGCCATGTCTGTGCTCCTCCTGCTCCTTCCTGTTTAGAGAGAAGAAAATAAAGTTCCTTCCCCTGGAGTGCAGAGCCTCCGTGACCTCCTGGATACAGCGATGGATGGCGAATTGCAAAATGTTAGCTATGTCTTCTGCTCCAGACTGTAAGGATCCGGTGACGAAAATATTCAGGGCCATgatcaccttgagggccactggcagcactGTTGTCACCCTGGTCTGGGGCTGCAGGCCTGGTTCCAAGAGGAAGCAGAGTTCTGGGACCacgtccttggtgaagcagagccgtcAAACACACTGTTCTTGGCTTAGGTACAGGTAggtgaagtgctccctgaagaccctcggTGGGTAAGGCCTCTTTGCTTGTGTtttctgcctctgctccatctccctgtcatgctgcagcatGAAGGGGACAGCAAGTAGAGCCCCTATGACTGGGATCAAGTTGTGTAGTCAGAGGCCATCTTTAAGAGCCGCTGCCTTCCCAACGTCCAGTAATTGAATGTGCCTGCTATGGGCCCAAAACCAAAAGTGCCAGGAATATTGACAGGGCCGAGAAGTGGCTGAAGCCGCCAGATTCACCTACTCCCCTCCCCCGACTGCTATTGTGCCACAGATCCGTCCTTTCAGATCCAGGAATTTTGAGGCGCTAATATTTCAGTGTAGAGGAGGAAAGCAGGACATAGGATATCAAATTAAATTAGTGAGAAGTAAATTTAAATAAATGTTAGGAAGAACTAATAATATATGTTTGTAATGTTGGAGATCTTCATATCGCAGTTGTATGCGATAATGGGAAAGCTAAGGTACTCGAGAGTAGGACCAACAGAACTTTTCACATACTTGACTTTCCTTATGTTATTATAACTCGTTGCTGTCGGTTAACACTGCTCCAGAAGTGGAACTGATATCATGAAAGATGCAAAAGGTTAACCTTCCTGTGCATCCCAGTCAGTCAGCTCCTGATACAACGAAACTGCAGATTTACTAATGACAAGCTTTTATTGTTAAAGGATCCCATGGTATACAACTCAATGATTATTGGAAAAATATACTCTTTATTGAAGAAATCCAGATAAGAAGTTGTTAGCCTGTTGACCAAAGCTTCATGCTCATACAAACAATATATCCCCTTCTATGTATTTATATTATATTGATGTTTTACAACTTGGCAGATTGGAAAGATGAATTGCAGTATTTCAGTGACTGCTGAAATGAAGTTGCTTCAGTTAGGGATGTACATGCCAACGTTTCTACTGGGAATAACATTCAATGCGATGGCCTTGTGGGCATTCTGCTGGAAATTCAGGAAATGGACAGAGACCATCATTTACATGGCAAACCTGAGTGTTGCAGACACTCTACTGCTTCTGTCTTTACCCTTCAAGATGTACAGCTACAGGCATCCCTGGAAACTTGGATTAGGCTTCTGCGCATTTCTCGAATGCTTATATTTTGTGAACATGTACGTGAGCATCTACATTATTGTCTGCATAAGCGTGGATCGATACATCGCAATAAAGCACCCGCTTCAGGCAAATCGCTTCAGATCACCAATGAAAGCTGCAATTACATGTGGTGCAACCTGGATTTTTGTGTGTTTGATAAGAATCTTCCTGCAAGTAAAAGTTACCACTGAAAGCAAGaaccatactatttgctttctgaaAAAGACTGAGAAACCCACCAGTGTTTGGATTATAGTTGTCATTGAACTGTTGGGATTTCTAATTCCTTCTTTCATTTTGAGCTATTGCTCATTTCATATCATCATGATTTTCTGTAAAAGAACAATGGAATCCCAGAAAAGCACTGCTTTTAGCAGAAGCATAATAATTGTCGCTACAAATCTAATCATCTTTTTTATTTGCTACGTGCCTTTTCACGCAGGAATTTTGCTTCAGTTTTTGACGGAGAGGTTAGGGCAAGATTGTGAAATGCTGAAAAATGTCCGCGCGTTTATTAATGTGTCCATATGTCTGGCTAATATGAATTGCTGCCTGAATGCAATTATTTATTATTTTGCTTCCGTAGAGGTCCGTGATTATTTTAATTATAGTAAAAGGAAGTCTAGCAGTAAAAATGCAAACCTTTGTGTCATATCTGTTCAAAACATCAGAGACAGAATTCAGGTTACTTCTACCTGACTAAAATattcaggagtaggccagtcagcccttcaagcctgttccgccattcaattagatcatggctgatccgtatcttaactccatctacctaccttggttccataaccctaatAACCTATCATACATTCATCTTCAAATTCTCACTTAAGTGTAATTACTTATTCTAAAAATAAAATTGGAGCTTATTACAATGACAACAAACTTAAATAGTTAAT is from Pristiophorus japonicus isolate sPriJap1 chromosome 6, sPriJap1.hap1, whole genome shotgun sequence and encodes:
- the LOC139266222 gene encoding G-protein coupled receptor 55-like — translated: MNCSISVTAEMKLLQLGMYMPTFLLGITFNAMALWAFCWKFRKWTETIIYMANLSVADTLLLLSLPFKMYSYRHPWKLGLGFCAFLECLYFVNMYVSIYIIVCISVDRYIAIKHPLQANRFRSPMKAAITCGATWIFVCLIRIFLQVKVTTESKNHTICFLKKTEKPTSVWIIVVIELLGFLIPSFILSYCSFHIIMIFCKRTMESQKSTAFSRSIIIVATNLIIFFICYVPFHAGILLQFLTERLGQDCEMLKNVRAFINVSICLANMNCCLNAIIYYFASVEVRDYFNYSKRKSSSKNANLCVISVQNIRDRIQVTST